In Deinococcus depolymerans, the following are encoded in one genomic region:
- a CDS encoding ACT domain-containing protein gives MPQTLSVVPGEYAVSQLPAGSAAPAWAFTGDLWCVLGVSDELSVVCPAANVPPGVTTQPGWAALKLHGPFDFTLSGILASVLNPLRDAEVGIFALSTFNTDYVLVAQADLRRAAQALRAAGHTLLD, from the coding sequence ATGCCCCAGACCCTGTCCGTGGTGCCCGGCGAGTACGCCGTCTCACAGCTGCCTGCCGGGAGCGCCGCGCCCGCCTGGGCCTTCACGGGCGACCTGTGGTGCGTCCTGGGCGTCAGCGACGAACTGTCCGTCGTGTGCCCCGCCGCGAACGTCCCGCCCGGCGTGACCACCCAGCCCGGCTGGGCCGCACTGAAACTCCACGGTCCGTTCGACTTCACCCTCAGCGGCATCCTCGCCAGTGTCCTGAACCCCCTGCGGGACGCGGAGGTCGGCATCTTCGCGCTGTCCACCTTCAACACCGACTACGTCCTCGTGGCGCAGGCCGACCTGCGCCGCGCCGCCCAGGCCCTCCGGGCGGCCGGGCACACGCTGCTGGACTGA
- a CDS encoding GNAT family N-acetyltransferase, with amino-acid sequence MTPDSVTVALRPLRPGDEAAAVRWAADPVFCRAVDWTPGLSARVVRRHWQAIIAAQEAAFRRWGVTVNGELVGYADLGRIGPDGAELGIALGDRAQWGRGVAFGACRDLLTLAWAAGLPRVTAHVHAPNARSHALMRRLGMREEGHANPETYGGQVVAVTRYVILNPEGTEL; translated from the coding sequence ATGACGCCCGACAGCGTGACGGTCGCCCTGCGGCCCCTGCGCCCCGGTGATGAGGCCGCGGCGGTGCGGTGGGCGGCAGACCCGGTGTTCTGCCGCGCGGTGGACTGGACGCCGGGCCTGTCGGCGCGGGTGGTGCGGCGGCACTGGCAGGCGATCATCGCGGCGCAGGAAGCTGCTTTCCGCCGCTGGGGGGTCACGGTGAACGGCGAACTGGTCGGGTACGCGGACCTGGGCCGCATCGGGCCGGACGGCGCGGAGCTGGGGATCGCCCTCGGGGACCGGGCGCAGTGGGGGCGCGGGGTGGCGTTCGGGGCGTGCCGGGACCTGCTGACCCTGGCGTGGGCAGCGGGCCTGCCGAGGGTGACGGCGCACGTGCACGCGCCGAACGCCCGGTCGCACGCGCTGATGCGCCGCCTGGGCATGCGCGAGGAAGGCCACGCGAACCCGGAAACGTACGGGGGTCAGGTGGTGGCGGTCACGCGGTACGTGATCCTGAACCCGGAAGGAACTGAACTGTAG